One Verrucomicrobiota bacterium DNA segment encodes these proteins:
- a CDS encoding DUF3891 family protein: MIIQRSLNDESAIAISQVAHSWMSGQMAREWGNAEFGTFQPHESLCYAAEQHDAGFFPWEKRPRWNPETGFPLTFEDLPVSEHIEIWKRSIDQLRAVSAYAALMASFHFSGLCERHGRKGTGPDAGMVDAFLKEQRRHREELLAFITEDWSARAGCTEEAVSRNRKLIATWDLLSLQLSRNPSRAFDVGDVPWTRGNGGCTLSINPSEFSSRVFRVDPWPFSTSLLRVSCEGYLFERPFRSQAELDQTLASQSVTRLLVEYILLPK, from the coding sequence ATGATCATCCAACGGAGCTTGAATGACGAATCGGCTATTGCCATCAGCCAGGTCGCCCATTCATGGATGTCGGGCCAGATGGCACGCGAATGGGGCAACGCCGAATTCGGAACGTTTCAGCCCCACGAATCGCTTTGCTATGCGGCGGAGCAGCACGATGCCGGCTTTTTCCCATGGGAGAAACGTCCGCGTTGGAATCCTGAGACCGGGTTTCCGTTGACGTTTGAGGATCTGCCGGTCAGCGAACACATCGAAATCTGGAAACGGAGTATCGACCAGTTACGGGCAGTCTCGGCCTACGCCGCATTGATGGCGTCATTTCACTTTTCCGGTCTTTGCGAGCGGCACGGCCGGAAGGGCACCGGGCCGGATGCCGGGATGGTGGACGCATTTCTGAAAGAGCAACGCCGCCATCGGGAGGAACTGCTCGCCTTCATCACCGAGGATTGGTCCGCGCGCGCCGGATGCACGGAGGAGGCGGTTTCGCGTAATCGCAAGCTAATCGCCACGTGGGACCTGCTCTCGTTGCAGCTTTCCCGGAATCCGTCCAGAGCATTCGACGTCGGCGATGTGCCGTGGACGCGCGGGAATGGAGGTTGTACGCTTTCGATCAACCCTTCAGAATTCAGCAGCCGCGTTTTCCGCGTCGATCCGTGGCCGTTCTCCACCTCGCTCCTGCGAGTCTCCTGTGAAGGTTACCTGTTCGAGCGGCCGTTTCGTTCCCAGGCAGAACTCGACCAAACCCTGGCCTCGCAAAGCGTCACCCGCCTCCTGGTCGAATACATTCTGCTCCCGAAGTAG
- a CDS encoding GNAT family N-acetyltransferase: MRTEGGDRIAVPRRRNFIGAAVRNALGRRLRDADRAFESGPVPVHVRRFCSASDSAACIEIYYRTRRETFVWLPRTRFRRSDFLVDTFEEELIVAEQDGKVIAFAGVYLPDDFLHHLYVAREYQGRGIGSALLQHLLDRSEGALRLKCLRRNERALAFYRRRGWREGEHGRDEFGEWVMLYGPAPAPAP, from the coding sequence ATGCGGACTGAGGGTGGCGACCGTATCGCCGTCCCGCGTCGCCGTAATTTCATCGGCGCAGCCGTGCGGAATGCGTTGGGCAGGCGCCTGCGGGATGCCGACCGCGCTTTTGAGAGCGGCCCGGTGCCGGTGCACGTTCGCCGGTTTTGTTCCGCTTCAGATTCGGCAGCCTGCATCGAGATTTATTACCGGACCCGCCGTGAGACTTTTGTCTGGCTGCCTCGAACCCGATTCCGGCGATCTGATTTTCTGGTGGATACGTTCGAAGAGGAACTGATCGTCGCCGAGCAGGATGGTAAGGTGATCGCTTTTGCGGGTGTATATCTGCCGGACGATTTTCTGCATCACTTGTACGTGGCCCGAGAATATCAGGGGCGCGGCATCGGGTCGGCTCTGCTTCAGCACCTTCTCGACCGATCCGAGGGCGCGTTGCGCCTGAAATGCCTGCGTCGAAACGAGCGCGCCCTCGCATTTTACCGCCGGCGAGGGTGGCGCGAGGGGGAACACGGTCGGGATGAATTTGGTGAGTGGGTGATGTTGTACGGGCCGGCGCCCGCACCGGCTCCGTAG